The Pseudoxanthomonas sp. SL93 genome segment ATACCGCCGGCCCGGGCCTGGTCGGGGCCCTGCTGGTGGGGGCGGGCGTGGCCCGTTCGCTGGCCTGGGCGCTGGACGTCCCGGCCGTCGGGGTACATCACATGGAAGGCCACCTGCTGGCCCCGCTGATGGAAGACGACCCGCCGGAACCACCTTTCGTCGCCCTACTGGTCTCCGGCGGCCACACCCAGCTGGTGGCCGTGGATGCCATCGGCCGTTACCGCCTGCTGGGCGAAACGCTGGACGACGCCGCCGGTGAAGCCTTCGACAAGACCGCCAAGCTGATGGGCCTGCCCTATCCCGGTGGCCCGCAGCTCGCGGCGCTGGCCGAACAGGGGCGTCCGGGCGCTTACCGGTTTTCCCGGCCGATGACCGACCGGCCCGGGCTGGATTTCAGCTTTTCCGGCCTGAAGACCCAGGTGCTGCTGGCCTGGCGCGATAGCGACCAGAGCGCGCAGACGCGTGCGGACATCGCGCGCGGGTTCGAGGATGCGGTGGTGGAAACGCTGGCGATCAAGTGCCAGCGTGCACTGGATGCTGCCGGCAGCGACGTGATCGTCATCGCCGGTGGCGTGGGCGCGAACAAGCGCCTGCGCGCGCGCCTCCAGGAAATCGCCGCCAAG includes the following:
- the tsaD gene encoding tRNA (adenosine(37)-N6)-threonylcarbamoyltransferase complex transferase subunit TsaD produces the protein MRVLGIETSCDETGVAVYDTGLSGAAGLRAHAVYSQIALHAEYGGVVPELASRDHVRKLLPLVRQTLAEAGLGMQDLDGVAYTAGPGLVGALLVGAGVARSLAWALDVPAVGVHHMEGHLLAPLMEDDPPEPPFVALLVSGGHTQLVAVDAIGRYRLLGETLDDAAGEAFDKTAKLMGLPYPGGPQLAALAEQGRPGAYRFSRPMTDRPGLDFSFSGLKTQVLLAWRDSDQSAQTRADIARGFEDAVVETLAIKCQRALDAAGSDVIVIAGGVGANKRLRARLQEIAAKRGGRACFPRPALCTDNGAMIAFAGALRLQAGQHETAEVKVTPRWDMATLPALVAMT